Proteins encoded within one genomic window of Acidovorax sp. 107:
- a CDS encoding integration host factor subunit alpha translates to MIEFAVESLETPALTKAQLADLLFDQIGLNKRESKDMIDAFFDLIAQSLVEGKDVKLSGFGNFQIRTKAPRPGRNPRTGEAIPIKARRVVTFHASSKLKEQIQTAAVA, encoded by the coding sequence ATGATCGAATTCGCAGTCGAAAGCCTGGAAACACCGGCACTGACCAAGGCGCAATTGGCGGATCTGTTGTTCGATCAGATCGGCCTGAACAAGCGCGAGTCCAAGGACATGATCGACGCCTTCTTCGACCTGATTGCCCAGAGCCTGGTTGAAGGCAAGGATGTGAAGCTGTCGGGGTTTGGCAACTTTCAGATCCGCACTAAAGCACCTCGCCCCGGGCGCAATCCGCGTACCGGAGAGGCCATTCCCATCAAGGCGCGCCGCGTCGTGACTTTTCATGCCAGCAGCAAGCTCAAGGAGCAGATTCAGACGGCAGCCGTTGCGTGA
- a CDS encoding single-stranded DNA-binding protein: protein MIDGLVAGRLYGEAERRTDKAGKVYTLVKVRASTAEGEVLFINVIAFDEDLCASLHQLRDGDSVALSGGLNPRVWTDKQGNVRPALDMVAHRLIGLPACGRED from the coding sequence ATGATTGATGGATTGGTGGCTGGACGGCTATACGGTGAAGCGGAGCGCCGTACAGACAAAGCGGGCAAGGTCTACACCTTGGTAAAGGTGCGAGCCAGCACGGCAGAGGGCGAAGTGCTTTTCATCAACGTCATTGCCTTTGACGAGGACCTTTGCGCATCCCTTCACCAACTGCGCGATGGTGATTCGGTGGCGTTGTCTGGCGGTCTCAACCCCCGTGTCTGGACTGACAAGCAAGGCAACGTCAGACCGGCGCTCGATATGGTGGCGCACCGCCTGATTGGCTTGCCAGCCTGCGGCCGGGAGGATTAG
- a CDS encoding MerR family transcriptional regulator, protein MGTTLPSIPAKRYFTIGEVAELCGVKPHVLRYWEQEFTQLRPMKRRGNRRYYQHHEVLMIRRIRDLLYDQGFTISGARNRLQELTHPSREGATGSDESAMAQDAELPSMLVDNARDLSIVATGFSLDSNAVRQELFEIRALLSLN, encoded by the coding sequence ATGGGCACCACCCTCCCTTCCATCCCCGCCAAACGATACTTCACGATTGGTGAGGTTGCGGAGCTGTGCGGCGTCAAGCCGCACGTGTTGCGTTACTGGGAGCAGGAGTTCACGCAGCTGCGACCGATGAAGCGGCGTGGCAACCGGCGCTATTACCAGCACCATGAGGTGCTGATGATTCGCCGTATCCGTGACCTGCTGTACGACCAAGGCTTCACCATCAGCGGGGCGCGCAATCGTCTGCAAGAACTCACGCATCCTTCGCGGGAGGGGGCAACGGGCTCTGATGAATCGGCGATGGCTCAGGACGCTGAGCTACCCAGCATGCTGGTGGATAACGCGCGTGACCTTTCTATCGTCGCAACGGGCTTTTCCCTGGACTCCAATGCAGTGCGCCAAGAATTATTTGAAATTCGTGCACTACTTTCTCTGAACTGA